A window from Drosophila yakuba strain Tai18E2 chromosome 3L, Prin_Dyak_Tai18E2_2.1, whole genome shotgun sequence encodes these proteins:
- the LOC6535187 gene encoding myeloid zinc finger 1 isoform X4: MAINFSASFAACIAAGLKVPRQIMYCITQDTGQPYVLYKDSQDAERNPGAIGASPAQWGSEMYPNIQQQAQQHLTAQQQQQQNAAQAAAQAAAVAAAAGQPQSPPVGGQEARDNGSGDGRQQQVSPSSSPYPSVQQQQRANGAGDEDPMNHQLANQQNPTPNQSQSSNDPQHSGSNAGESGNPHVQQNGGTQGDPANSFQTSDYYAPRHAAPQGGMLAPPGFPPLHYLNKGVLPIEQSGGGGGGGGGEAYALPELLPAQQNGQQNSGPANTNANEGGAGANGSGGVGGATGVGSVGVTSGGRTGNGPGRPHKNKPHSDLRLFKCLTCGKDFKQKSTLLQHDRIHTDARPFPCSECGKRFRQQSHLTQHLRIHANEKPFTCPYCSRSFRQRAILNQHIRIHSDVSPHLIFKNGPHPTLWPSDVPFPGEDNDTKGDIAGTGGGYHDEDSQGTPDGSGGMHYPSYFKDGKGQKILPEVLQHIGVRPANMPLYVRCPICDKEFKQKTTLLQHGCIHIESRPYPCPECGKRFRQQSHLTQHLRIHTNEKPFGCMYCPRFFRQRTILNQHLRIHTGEKPYKCGQCGKDFRQKAILDQHTRTHQVGDRPFCCPMPNCRRRFATENEVTKHIDNHMNPNTTKVRRQQQQQQQHQQQQQQQQQQQQQQQNNAVTQVANHLMNDAKSLAAQQFLNNNNPSTVDNKANILPVRSIASNAAAAAVVQQSVVKNELYFPQCYGPPFQHPFQAHQQQAQQAQQPSVAHANGGPTPPVTVTVANTVASGVVVQQNGSASVVAQ; the protein is encoded by the exons ATGGCCATCAACTTTTCGGCTTCCTTTGCTGCTTGCATAGCAGCCGGATTGAAGGTGCCGCGCCAGATTATGTACTGCATCACCCAGGACACGGGCCAGCCATACGTGCTCTATAAGGACTCGCAGGACGCTGAACGGAACCCCGGTGCCATAGGTGCCAGTCCCGCCCAGTGGGGCAGCGAGATGTACCCTAACATCCAGCAGCAGGCCCAGCAGCACCTAACcgcccagcaacaacagcagcaaaacgCGGCGCAGGCAGCAGCCCAGGCGGCAGCTGTGGCCGCGGCAGCGGGACAGCCCCAAAGTCCGCCGGTTGGCGGTCAGGAGGCCCGCGACAACGGCAGCGGCGACGGCCGCCAGCAACAGGTGTCGCCTTCCTCAAGCCCGTATCCTtctgtccagcagcagcagcgagcaAACGGGGCAGGCGACGAGGACCCCATGAACCACCAG CTCGCCAACCAGCAAAACCCGACTCCCAATCAAAGCCAAAGCAGCAATGACCCCCAGCACTCGGGATCCAACGCGGGCGAGTCGGGCAACCCGCACGTCCAGCAAAATGGCGGAACGCAAGGCGACCCCGCCAACAGTTTTCAGACTTCGGACTATTATGCCCCCCGCCACGCGGCACCGCAAGGAGGGATGCTGGCACCGCCTGGATTCCCGCCGCTTCATTATCTTAACAAGGGCGTTTTGCCAATAGAACAGTCTGGCGGAGGCGGTGGGGGCGGAGGGGGTGAGGCCTACGCGCTTCCCGAACTGCTTCCGGCGCAGCAGAACGGCCAGCAGAACTCCGGACCGGCGAACACCAATGCCAATGAAGGCGGTGCGGGAGCCAATGGGAGCGGAGGAGTAGGCGGTGCCACGGGAGTAGGATCGGTGGGCGTGACAAGCGGCGGAAGGACGGGCAACGGACCAGGACGCCCGCACAAGAACAAGCCTCACAGCGATCTACGGCTGTTCAAGTGCCTCACCTGCGGCAAGGACTTCAAGCAGAAGAGCACGTTGCTGCAGCATGACCGCATCCACACGGACGCACGTCCCTTCCCGTGCTCCGAGTGCGGCAAGCGCTTTCGCCAGCAGTCGCACCTTACACAGCATTTGCGCATCCATGCCAACGAAAAGCCCTTCACCTGCCCATATTGCTCGCGCAGCTTCCGGCAGCGCGCCATTCTCAACCAGCACATACGCATCCATTCGG ACGTCTCGCCACACCTTATTTTCAAGAACGGGCCGCACCCGACCCTATGGCCCTCGGATGTACCCTTCCCTGGCGAGGACAACGACACAAAGGGGGATATCGCCGGCACGGGCGGCGGCTACCACGACGAGGACTCCCAAGGAACACCTGATGGCAGCGGTGGCATGCACTACCCCTCATACTTCAAGGACGGCAAGG GCCAAAAGATACTGCCTGAGGTGCTGCAGCATATCGGTGTGAGACCGGCAAACATGCCGCTCTACGTACGGTGCCCCATCTGCGACAAGGAGTTTAAACAAAAGACAACGCTGTTGCAGCACGGTTGCATCCACATTGAGTCACGGCCGTACCCCTGCCCGGAGTGcgggaagcgtttccgacagCAGTCGCATCTCACGCAGCACCTGCGTATCCACACCAACGAGAAGCCCTTCGGCTGCATGTACTGTCCACGGTTCTTCCGCCAGCGGACTATTCTTAATCAGCACTTGCGCATCCATACCGGCGAAAAGCCGTACAAATGCGGTCAGTGCGGCAAGGACTTCCGTCAGAAGGCCATCCTGGACCAACACACGCGCACCCACCAGGTA GGTGATCGTCCATTCTGTTGTCCGATGCCGAATTGCCGTCGGCGCTTTGCTACGGAGAACGAGGTTACCAAGCACATCGACAACCACATGAACCCCAACACCACAAAGGTGCGccgacagcaacagcaacagcagcagcatcaacagcagcaacagcagcagcaacaacagcaacagcagcagcagaacaaCGCTGTCACCCAGGTGGCCAATCACCTAATGAACGATGCCAAGAGCCTGGCGGCCCAGCAGTTTCTCAACAACAATAACCCATCGACAGTAGACAACAAGGCCAACATCCTTCCGGTGCGCAGTATAGCATCCAACGCTGCGGCAGCCGCGGTTGTGCAGCAGTCGGTGGTAAAGAACGAGCTCTATTTTCCGCAGTGCTACGGACCACCCTTTCAGCATCCCTTCCAGGCACACCAGCAGCAGGCCCAGCAGGCCCAGCAGCCCAGCGTGGCTCACGCAAACGGAGGACCCACTCCGCCCGTAACTGTGACGGTGGCCAATACGGTGGCATCTGGCGTGGTGGTTCAGCAGAATGGCTCTGCCTCTGTGGTGGCCCAGTGA